From Leopardus geoffroyi isolate Oge1 chromosome B4, O.geoffroyi_Oge1_pat1.0, whole genome shotgun sequence, a single genomic window includes:
- the GTSE1 gene encoding G2 and S phase-expressed protein 1 isoform X4, with protein MEVPKKDDILLLADEKFDFDLSLSSSSANEDDEVFFGPVGHKERCVAASLELNHHVPEERLLPGSEGHFTWSPLTGEKFVEVYTEAHLLAFQIESKSKNKAAQAARPEDLWSQSVERFIQESKLKINLFEKEMEMRKSPRSLKRETYYLSDSPLRAPLSQTPLGAASAQAGQAQTQGPLHSPRSSLPVEPGAAPPPHQAGPQKKVTSQLVRPRASSERGKTIHAAVEQLGPKRTLLKPSGCAGGLSRKSSSSGSVSGGISSVCASPATCRGEPADGAMPKSCRAQRPYSCTSVGRVVVHSTPAGHSSGPASPGHLSGTTTPVSTRRGSALPTPASRRLSSLPRVTPKTVPRALASPPCASAPRLSSELRKKCAARAAPTRASRSEAASRREDSSSDGSCSPPSAVPQALTFSPEKSDLAVPKGITAEEVPAAARPPEDTRPREAILVDLRLEQLAITPKAEGPALVSPPLVDLCSTPEASVAPGSEGRPLIDLLINTPDMNRTTASKPLHDVGQLIDLTSPLIQLSPEADKENVDSPLLKF; from the exons ACATTCTTCTCCTGGCCGATGAAAAGTTTGACTTCGATCTTTCACTGTCTTCTTCAAG tgcaAATGAAGATGATGAAGTCTTCTTTGGACCCGTGGGGCATAAAGAAAGATGTGTCGCTGCCAGCTTAGAGTTAAATCACCACGTTCCCGAAGAACGGCTTCTGCCAGGCTCGGAAGGTCACTTCACCTGGAGCCCTCTCACTGGGGAGAAGTTTGTGGAAGTGTACACGGAGGCTCACTTGCTGGCCTTCCAGAtcgaaagcaaaagcaaaaacaaggcAGCCCAAGCGGCCAGGCCCGAAGACCTTTGGAGCCAGAGCGTGGAGAGATTTATCCAGGAAtcgaaattaaaaataaacctgtttgagaaagaaatggaaatgaggaAGAGCCCCAGGTCACTGAAGAGGGAGACATATTACCTGTCGGACAGCCCCTTGAGGGCACCGCTGAGCCAGACCCCCTTGGGGGCAGCTTCTGCCCAGGCCGGCCAAGCCCAGACGCAGGGACCGCTGCACTCGCCTCGCTCTTCCTTGCCGGTGGAACCCGGTGCTGCTCCCCCTCCACACCAGGCAGGGCCTCAGAAAAAGGTCACCAGCCAGCTGGTACGGCCCCGAGCTTCGTCTGAGAGAGGGAAAACCATTCATGCGGCCGTGGAGCAG TTGGGGCCGAAGAGGACCCTGTTAAAACCCAGTGGGTGTGCTGGCGGTCTTTCAAGGAAGTCGTCTTCCTCAGGGTCTGTTTCTGGTGGGATTTCCAGTGTGTGTGCTTCTCCGGCCACCTGCAGAG GTGAGCCTGCAGACGGTGCAATGCCAAAGTCCTGTCGGGCACAGAGGCCATATTCCTGCACATCAGTGGGAAG GGTAGTTGTCCACAGCACTCCCGCTGGACACTCATCCGGGCCGGCCTCACCAGGACATTTAAGCGGTACGACGACCCCTGTGAGTACGAGGCGTGGGTCAGCCTTGCCCACGCCCGCCAGCCGTCGGCTCTCCAGCCTTCCACGGGTGACCCCTAAAACTGTGCCCAGGGCTCTGGCTTCTCCGCCGTGTGCGTCTGCTCCGCGGCTTTCCTCTGAACTCCGGAAAAAATGTGCGGCGAG AGCCGCGCCAACCAGGGCGAGCAGGAGCGAGGCTGCCTCCAGGCGCGAGGACTCGTCGTCTGACGGGTCCTGTTCCCCCCCGTCGGCTGTGCCACAGGCGCTTACCTTTTCTCCTGAAAAGAGCGACTTGGCTGTTCCAAAAGGCATCACTGCAGAAGAAGTGCCAGCTGCGGCCCGGCCACCCGAAGACACACGCCCTCGTGAG GCGATTCTTGTGGATCTTAGACTAGAGCAACTTGCCATCACTCCGAAAGCTGAGGGCCCAGCCCTCGTCAGCCCCCCTCTTGTGGACCTGTGCAGTACTCCAGAAGCAAGCGTGGCTCCGGGCTCTGAAGGCAGACCTCTGATTGACCTGCTGATCAACACTCCGGACATGAACAGAACCACCGCATCCAAGCCTCTCCACGACGTGGGACAG CTGATAGACTTGACTTCTCCTCTGATCCAGCTGAGTCCCGAGGCTGACAAGGAAAATGTCGATTCGCCACTTCTCAAGTTCTGA
- the GTSE1 gene encoding G2 and S phase-expressed protein 1 isoform X1, whose product MEVPKKDDILLLADEKFDFDLSLSSSSANEDDEVFFGPVGHKERCVAASLELNHHVPEERLLPGSEGHFTWSPLTGEKFVEVYTEAHLLAFQIESKSKNKAAQAARPEDLWSQSVERFIQESKLKINLFEKEMEMRKSPRSLKRETYYLSDSPLRAPLSQTPLGAASAQAGQAQTQGPLHSPRSSLPVEPGAAPPPHQAGPQKKVTSQLVRPRASSERGKTIHAAVEQPMKRIPASPSGVRNLNEKESHGAVPPDKSSAAREGASLPVGGSHLVQGKRSLPVLSKLGPKRTLLKPSGCAGGLSRKSSSSGSVSGGISSVCASPATCRAKSSEPARFPANSSPPVSCTGQSGRVGPAVSRQSLQGGPGGASCRRSKWTSAAEVTREPAKALTPAAVAQAPTLEQGGPGLSSHSSWSPLSPLNTAGSARGRDSRLPCRTKAMPTPTRHFKVPKFSTGEPADGAMPKSCRAQRPYSCTSVGRVVVHSTPAGHSSGPASPGHLSGTTTPVSTRRGSALPTPASRRLSSLPRVTPKTVPRALASPPCASAPRLSSELRKKCAARAAPTRASRSEAASRREDSSSDGSCSPPSAVPQALTFSPEKSDLAVPKGITAEEVPAAARPPEDTRPREAILVDLRLEQLAITPKAEGPALVSPPLVDLCSTPEASVAPGSEGRPLIDLLINTPDMNRTTASKPLHDVGQLIDLTSPLIQLSPEADKENVDSPLLKF is encoded by the exons ACATTCTTCTCCTGGCCGATGAAAAGTTTGACTTCGATCTTTCACTGTCTTCTTCAAG tgcaAATGAAGATGATGAAGTCTTCTTTGGACCCGTGGGGCATAAAGAAAGATGTGTCGCTGCCAGCTTAGAGTTAAATCACCACGTTCCCGAAGAACGGCTTCTGCCAGGCTCGGAAGGTCACTTCACCTGGAGCCCTCTCACTGGGGAGAAGTTTGTGGAAGTGTACACGGAGGCTCACTTGCTGGCCTTCCAGAtcgaaagcaaaagcaaaaacaaggcAGCCCAAGCGGCCAGGCCCGAAGACCTTTGGAGCCAGAGCGTGGAGAGATTTATCCAGGAAtcgaaattaaaaataaacctgtttgagaaagaaatggaaatgaggaAGAGCCCCAGGTCACTGAAGAGGGAGACATATTACCTGTCGGACAGCCCCTTGAGGGCACCGCTGAGCCAGACCCCCTTGGGGGCAGCTTCTGCCCAGGCCGGCCAAGCCCAGACGCAGGGACCGCTGCACTCGCCTCGCTCTTCCTTGCCGGTGGAACCCGGTGCTGCTCCCCCTCCACACCAGGCAGGGCCTCAGAAAAAGGTCACCAGCCAGCTGGTACGGCCCCGAGCTTCGTCTGAGAGAGGGAAAACCATTCATGCGGCCGTGGAGCAG CCTATGAAAAGGATACCAGCTAGCCCTTCCGGCGTGAGAAACCTAAATGAGAAGGAATCCCACGGGGCCGTGCCCCCTGACAAATCCAGTGCTGCCCGGGAGGGCGCCAGCTTGCCGGTGGGGGGCAGCCACTTGGTCCAAGGCAAGCGATCGCTCCCTGTCCTGAGCAAG TTGGGGCCGAAGAGGACCCTGTTAAAACCCAGTGGGTGTGCTGGCGGTCTTTCAAGGAAGTCGTCTTCCTCAGGGTCTGTTTCTGGTGGGATTTCCAGTGTGTGTGCTTCTCCGGCCACCTGCAGAG CTAAATCAAGTGAACCCGCACGTTTTCCTGCGAACAGTTCCCCGCCTGTGTCATGCACCGGCCAGTCAGGCAGAGTGGGGCCTGCTGTGTCCCGGCAGTCCCTGCAGGGAGGCCCTGGGGGTGCATCCTGCAGAAGGAGTAAATGGACCTCGGCTGCGGAGGTGACAAGGGAGCCAGCCAAGGCGCTCACCCCCGCGGCTGTCGCCCAAGCCCCGACTCTGGAACAGGGAGGCCCGGGGCTGAGCTCTCATTCCAGCTGGTCGCCGCTGTCTCCATTGAATACGGCCGGGAGTGCCAGAGGGCGTGATTCCCGGCTACCCTGCAGGACAAAGGCGATGCCCACCCCAACAAGACACTTTAAGGTCCCCAAGTTTTCTACTG GTGAGCCTGCAGACGGTGCAATGCCAAAGTCCTGTCGGGCACAGAGGCCATATTCCTGCACATCAGTGGGAAG GGTAGTTGTCCACAGCACTCCCGCTGGACACTCATCCGGGCCGGCCTCACCAGGACATTTAAGCGGTACGACGACCCCTGTGAGTACGAGGCGTGGGTCAGCCTTGCCCACGCCCGCCAGCCGTCGGCTCTCCAGCCTTCCACGGGTGACCCCTAAAACTGTGCCCAGGGCTCTGGCTTCTCCGCCGTGTGCGTCTGCTCCGCGGCTTTCCTCTGAACTCCGGAAAAAATGTGCGGCGAG AGCCGCGCCAACCAGGGCGAGCAGGAGCGAGGCTGCCTCCAGGCGCGAGGACTCGTCGTCTGACGGGTCCTGTTCCCCCCCGTCGGCTGTGCCACAGGCGCTTACCTTTTCTCCTGAAAAGAGCGACTTGGCTGTTCCAAAAGGCATCACTGCAGAAGAAGTGCCAGCTGCGGCCCGGCCACCCGAAGACACACGCCCTCGTGAG GCGATTCTTGTGGATCTTAGACTAGAGCAACTTGCCATCACTCCGAAAGCTGAGGGCCCAGCCCTCGTCAGCCCCCCTCTTGTGGACCTGTGCAGTACTCCAGAAGCAAGCGTGGCTCCGGGCTCTGAAGGCAGACCTCTGATTGACCTGCTGATCAACACTCCGGACATGAACAGAACCACCGCATCCAAGCCTCTCCACGACGTGGGACAG CTGATAGACTTGACTTCTCCTCTGATCCAGCTGAGTCCCGAGGCTGACAAGGAAAATGTCGATTCGCCACTTCTCAAGTTCTGA
- the GTSE1 gene encoding G2 and S phase-expressed protein 1 isoform X2: protein MEVPKKDDILLLADEKFDFDLSLSSSSANEDDEVFFGPVGHKERCVAASLELNHHVPEERLLPGSEGHFTWSPLTGEKFVEVYTEAHLLAFQIESKSKNKAAQAARPEDLWSQSVERFIQESKLKINLFEKEMEMRKSPRSLKRETYYLSDSPLRAPLSQTPLGAASAQAGQAQTQGPLHSPRSSLPVEPGAAPPPHQAGPQKKVTSQLVRPRASSERGKTIHAAVEQLGPKRTLLKPSGCAGGLSRKSSSSGSVSGGISSVCASPATCRAKSSEPARFPANSSPPVSCTGQSGRVGPAVSRQSLQGGPGGASCRRSKWTSAAEVTREPAKALTPAAVAQAPTLEQGGPGLSSHSSWSPLSPLNTAGSARGRDSRLPCRTKAMPTPTRHFKVPKFSTGEPADGAMPKSCRAQRPYSCTSVGRVVVHSTPAGHSSGPASPGHLSGTTTPVSTRRGSALPTPASRRLSSLPRVTPKTVPRALASPPCASAPRLSSELRKKCAARAAPTRASRSEAASRREDSSSDGSCSPPSAVPQALTFSPEKSDLAVPKGITAEEVPAAARPPEDTRPREAILVDLRLEQLAITPKAEGPALVSPPLVDLCSTPEASVAPGSEGRPLIDLLINTPDMNRTTASKPLHDVGQLIDLTSPLIQLSPEADKENVDSPLLKF, encoded by the exons ACATTCTTCTCCTGGCCGATGAAAAGTTTGACTTCGATCTTTCACTGTCTTCTTCAAG tgcaAATGAAGATGATGAAGTCTTCTTTGGACCCGTGGGGCATAAAGAAAGATGTGTCGCTGCCAGCTTAGAGTTAAATCACCACGTTCCCGAAGAACGGCTTCTGCCAGGCTCGGAAGGTCACTTCACCTGGAGCCCTCTCACTGGGGAGAAGTTTGTGGAAGTGTACACGGAGGCTCACTTGCTGGCCTTCCAGAtcgaaagcaaaagcaaaaacaaggcAGCCCAAGCGGCCAGGCCCGAAGACCTTTGGAGCCAGAGCGTGGAGAGATTTATCCAGGAAtcgaaattaaaaataaacctgtttgagaaagaaatggaaatgaggaAGAGCCCCAGGTCACTGAAGAGGGAGACATATTACCTGTCGGACAGCCCCTTGAGGGCACCGCTGAGCCAGACCCCCTTGGGGGCAGCTTCTGCCCAGGCCGGCCAAGCCCAGACGCAGGGACCGCTGCACTCGCCTCGCTCTTCCTTGCCGGTGGAACCCGGTGCTGCTCCCCCTCCACACCAGGCAGGGCCTCAGAAAAAGGTCACCAGCCAGCTGGTACGGCCCCGAGCTTCGTCTGAGAGAGGGAAAACCATTCATGCGGCCGTGGAGCAG TTGGGGCCGAAGAGGACCCTGTTAAAACCCAGTGGGTGTGCTGGCGGTCTTTCAAGGAAGTCGTCTTCCTCAGGGTCTGTTTCTGGTGGGATTTCCAGTGTGTGTGCTTCTCCGGCCACCTGCAGAG CTAAATCAAGTGAACCCGCACGTTTTCCTGCGAACAGTTCCCCGCCTGTGTCATGCACCGGCCAGTCAGGCAGAGTGGGGCCTGCTGTGTCCCGGCAGTCCCTGCAGGGAGGCCCTGGGGGTGCATCCTGCAGAAGGAGTAAATGGACCTCGGCTGCGGAGGTGACAAGGGAGCCAGCCAAGGCGCTCACCCCCGCGGCTGTCGCCCAAGCCCCGACTCTGGAACAGGGAGGCCCGGGGCTGAGCTCTCATTCCAGCTGGTCGCCGCTGTCTCCATTGAATACGGCCGGGAGTGCCAGAGGGCGTGATTCCCGGCTACCCTGCAGGACAAAGGCGATGCCCACCCCAACAAGACACTTTAAGGTCCCCAAGTTTTCTACTG GTGAGCCTGCAGACGGTGCAATGCCAAAGTCCTGTCGGGCACAGAGGCCATATTCCTGCACATCAGTGGGAAG GGTAGTTGTCCACAGCACTCCCGCTGGACACTCATCCGGGCCGGCCTCACCAGGACATTTAAGCGGTACGACGACCCCTGTGAGTACGAGGCGTGGGTCAGCCTTGCCCACGCCCGCCAGCCGTCGGCTCTCCAGCCTTCCACGGGTGACCCCTAAAACTGTGCCCAGGGCTCTGGCTTCTCCGCCGTGTGCGTCTGCTCCGCGGCTTTCCTCTGAACTCCGGAAAAAATGTGCGGCGAG AGCCGCGCCAACCAGGGCGAGCAGGAGCGAGGCTGCCTCCAGGCGCGAGGACTCGTCGTCTGACGGGTCCTGTTCCCCCCCGTCGGCTGTGCCACAGGCGCTTACCTTTTCTCCTGAAAAGAGCGACTTGGCTGTTCCAAAAGGCATCACTGCAGAAGAAGTGCCAGCTGCGGCCCGGCCACCCGAAGACACACGCCCTCGTGAG GCGATTCTTGTGGATCTTAGACTAGAGCAACTTGCCATCACTCCGAAAGCTGAGGGCCCAGCCCTCGTCAGCCCCCCTCTTGTGGACCTGTGCAGTACTCCAGAAGCAAGCGTGGCTCCGGGCTCTGAAGGCAGACCTCTGATTGACCTGCTGATCAACACTCCGGACATGAACAGAACCACCGCATCCAAGCCTCTCCACGACGTGGGACAG CTGATAGACTTGACTTCTCCTCTGATCCAGCTGAGTCCCGAGGCTGACAAGGAAAATGTCGATTCGCCACTTCTCAAGTTCTGA
- the GTSE1 gene encoding G2 and S phase-expressed protein 1 isoform X3 has product MEVPKKDDILLLADEKFDFDLSLSSSSANEDDEVFFGPVGHKERCVAASLELNHHVPEERLLPGSEGHFTWSPLTGEKFVEVYTEAHLLAFQIESKSKNKAAQAARPEDLWSQSVERFIQESKLKINLFEKEMEMRKSPRSLKRETYYLSDSPLRAPLSQTPLGAASAQAGQAQTQGPLHSPRSSLPVEPGAAPPPHQAGPQKKVTSQLVRPRASSERGKTIHAAVEQPMKRIPASPSGVRNLNEKESHGAVPPDKSSAAREGASLPVGGSHLVQGKRSLPVLSKLGPKRTLLKPSGCAGGLSRKSSSSGSVSGGISSVCASPATCRGEPADGAMPKSCRAQRPYSCTSVGRVVVHSTPAGHSSGPASPGHLSGTTTPVSTRRGSALPTPASRRLSSLPRVTPKTVPRALASPPCASAPRLSSELRKKCAARAAPTRASRSEAASRREDSSSDGSCSPPSAVPQALTFSPEKSDLAVPKGITAEEVPAAARPPEDTRPREAILVDLRLEQLAITPKAEGPALVSPPLVDLCSTPEASVAPGSEGRPLIDLLINTPDMNRTTASKPLHDVGQLIDLTSPLIQLSPEADKENVDSPLLKF; this is encoded by the exons ACATTCTTCTCCTGGCCGATGAAAAGTTTGACTTCGATCTTTCACTGTCTTCTTCAAG tgcaAATGAAGATGATGAAGTCTTCTTTGGACCCGTGGGGCATAAAGAAAGATGTGTCGCTGCCAGCTTAGAGTTAAATCACCACGTTCCCGAAGAACGGCTTCTGCCAGGCTCGGAAGGTCACTTCACCTGGAGCCCTCTCACTGGGGAGAAGTTTGTGGAAGTGTACACGGAGGCTCACTTGCTGGCCTTCCAGAtcgaaagcaaaagcaaaaacaaggcAGCCCAAGCGGCCAGGCCCGAAGACCTTTGGAGCCAGAGCGTGGAGAGATTTATCCAGGAAtcgaaattaaaaataaacctgtttgagaaagaaatggaaatgaggaAGAGCCCCAGGTCACTGAAGAGGGAGACATATTACCTGTCGGACAGCCCCTTGAGGGCACCGCTGAGCCAGACCCCCTTGGGGGCAGCTTCTGCCCAGGCCGGCCAAGCCCAGACGCAGGGACCGCTGCACTCGCCTCGCTCTTCCTTGCCGGTGGAACCCGGTGCTGCTCCCCCTCCACACCAGGCAGGGCCTCAGAAAAAGGTCACCAGCCAGCTGGTACGGCCCCGAGCTTCGTCTGAGAGAGGGAAAACCATTCATGCGGCCGTGGAGCAG CCTATGAAAAGGATACCAGCTAGCCCTTCCGGCGTGAGAAACCTAAATGAGAAGGAATCCCACGGGGCCGTGCCCCCTGACAAATCCAGTGCTGCCCGGGAGGGCGCCAGCTTGCCGGTGGGGGGCAGCCACTTGGTCCAAGGCAAGCGATCGCTCCCTGTCCTGAGCAAG TTGGGGCCGAAGAGGACCCTGTTAAAACCCAGTGGGTGTGCTGGCGGTCTTTCAAGGAAGTCGTCTTCCTCAGGGTCTGTTTCTGGTGGGATTTCCAGTGTGTGTGCTTCTCCGGCCACCTGCAGAG GTGAGCCTGCAGACGGTGCAATGCCAAAGTCCTGTCGGGCACAGAGGCCATATTCCTGCACATCAGTGGGAAG GGTAGTTGTCCACAGCACTCCCGCTGGACACTCATCCGGGCCGGCCTCACCAGGACATTTAAGCGGTACGACGACCCCTGTGAGTACGAGGCGTGGGTCAGCCTTGCCCACGCCCGCCAGCCGTCGGCTCTCCAGCCTTCCACGGGTGACCCCTAAAACTGTGCCCAGGGCTCTGGCTTCTCCGCCGTGTGCGTCTGCTCCGCGGCTTTCCTCTGAACTCCGGAAAAAATGTGCGGCGAG AGCCGCGCCAACCAGGGCGAGCAGGAGCGAGGCTGCCTCCAGGCGCGAGGACTCGTCGTCTGACGGGTCCTGTTCCCCCCCGTCGGCTGTGCCACAGGCGCTTACCTTTTCTCCTGAAAAGAGCGACTTGGCTGTTCCAAAAGGCATCACTGCAGAAGAAGTGCCAGCTGCGGCCCGGCCACCCGAAGACACACGCCCTCGTGAG GCGATTCTTGTGGATCTTAGACTAGAGCAACTTGCCATCACTCCGAAAGCTGAGGGCCCAGCCCTCGTCAGCCCCCCTCTTGTGGACCTGTGCAGTACTCCAGAAGCAAGCGTGGCTCCGGGCTCTGAAGGCAGACCTCTGATTGACCTGCTGATCAACACTCCGGACATGAACAGAACCACCGCATCCAAGCCTCTCCACGACGTGGGACAG CTGATAGACTTGACTTCTCCTCTGATCCAGCTGAGTCCCGAGGCTGACAAGGAAAATGTCGATTCGCCACTTCTCAAGTTCTGA